The following are encoded together in the Lagopus muta isolate bLagMut1 chromosome 7, bLagMut1 primary, whole genome shotgun sequence genome:
- the AGR2 gene encoding anterior gradient protein 2 homolog, with amino-acid sequence MEKSYASVFLLLMAISCVLAKDIGKKETKETSTKPKLPQTLSRGWGDQLIWTQTYEEALFRSKNSNKPLMIIHHLDDCPHSQALKKVFAEHKEIQKLAEKFILLNLVYETTDKNLAPDGQYVPRILFIDPSLTVRADITGRYSNRLYAYEPSDISLLYSNMQKALKLLKTEL; translated from the exons ATGGAGAAGAGCTACGCATCCGTGTTCCTGCTGCTCATGGCCATCTCCTGTGTTCTGGCGAAAGATATAGGCAAGAAGGAGACGAAGGAGACTAGCACTAAACCAAAACTGCCTCAAACACTCTCCAGAG gctgggggGACCAGCTCATCTGGACGCAGACGTACGAGGAAGCCCTCTTCCGCTCCAAGAACAG CAATAAGCCCCTGATGATTATCCACCACCTGGATGACTGCCCACACAGCCAAG CACTCAAGAAGGTCTTTGCTGAACataaggaaatacagaaattggCTGAAAAATTCATTCTCCTGAACCTTGTG tacgAAACCACAGACAAGAACCTTGCCCCTGATGGCCAGTACGTCCCTCGGATTTTGTTCATTG atcCTTCCTTGACTGTGAGAGCTGATATTACTGGAAGATACTCAAACCGTCTCTATGCGTATGAGCCCTCTGACATTTCCCTGT tGTATTCAAATatgcagaaagcactgaagcTGCTGAAGACTGAGCTGTAA